In one Methanobrevibacter arboriphilus genomic region, the following are encoded:
- a CDS encoding DUF3320 domain-containing protein, whose product MGKKPSNNIKKEFENLRNNLLDLTLRNQLLNYKPRSKTIEVVNQSPMSVYQTLILQKKKMQFVPNKKERKSSSKDGENNTKKSRFSALWEHPPIDLSIFSEGDKSLKADLTPKELQKRLFYINQQANTMFQEQGYNILYLAIGFLEWRDTIKPNEVHAAPLILIPVSIERKKVGKSFSIYWNEEDIQSNISLQAKLAEEGIELPEFKITSYIEGVEHYLRDIKNAVTKMKNWKVTKHISLGFFSFTKFVMYNDLNPESWEENVDLTKHELIESIFNPKKNNHDQSFNEEDVDKELLYKDMYQVLDADSSQIAVIEDVKSGRNLVVEGPPGTGKSQTIVNVIAELLASGKSVLFVSEKMAALEVVKNRLDNVGLGKFVLELHSHKTKRKKLLKELQKALNVRAIDDININQTLRKLEKLRHQLDEYAEIIHQPVYNVQMSPFDLYGMKEYAEDHFSKKGKGSDVNESKISTILPLVRFKSPENYTLKDLDDMIIDLENLAELHGTISKNNPWSKCSPKSLLPSDLREIEMLINDTLDSLTNFSFESENLYENFGIKTAKTLREYERSLESIKLLDNKSINLIDSKILTNKCWIDNPNKANELIEKLENYQMTSKVMKKFNDNVFSENLDKTIINLEKETNKRFKLFGGKNHKEELKYLYKREVPNDKTALNDLKTLKEHIKFKKEINDMVDIGIEYFGELWHLDASIVDLKDATIFMRKFIHLLKEGIYNENTINLLSNSMFDVDSKSEIKNYLDLGDKFIKNLSDLENKLNPRSKLIFKKETKDVPFIKWEKQLNSWRGQISSLHLWSQYLNTKNSCLSTPAKLFVNTVEKRNIKKDDVKPLVLGNFADSLLNIVFAENQSLATFIGELHQNKISEFKELDSKIIEINRRRIFQKLNKKVPKVFGAAENPEAKTLAGEFTRKRGHLPVRTLLEKSGGIIKQIKPCFMMSPLSIAQYLDPTNPKLQFDVVIFDEASQVKPEDALGAFMRAKTAVVMGDTQQLPPTSFFDQMTGIDDIEEVATALDMESILHLCKLSFPVKMLKWHYRSRHESLIAVSNKEFYDDELLVYPSPSHNTKELGLKFKHDSSTVYERGKSSANPLEARAVVKEIFKHFNKYGDRKSLGIGTFSVAQMNAILEELEIERKLHPELEPLFSDKMKERFFVKNLETIQGDERDVILISVGYGFDQNRKMSLNFGPLNQDGGERRLNVLITRAREKCVVFSNFKAHDMHLTVNPPFGVKALKEFLEYAENISHGNIITTSKSDEPFEEAVYTFLTKNGYKVDKKIGCAGFRVDLAIIDEHNPGKYIVGIECDGKIYSSSKVARDRDRLREQVLTGLGWNLYHLWSTDWYRNRDLAREKLISAIEKIKAKSIINELESMEIKKIPSEEDNLTIVNPIEDDDIEEISHENILNYDNDEEDIENSIDNENIIHSIDNSETDKIDINKTSNLNDEDRGIIIENTDYESNFDSNKNKDFDIDNLDNESNKTNNNKNINNNKNKINKNKINTNEIIGNETDTNEISDNKIENDKISTNETDNNNNNNNNINDNIIDTDRNNINNNKNESINENIINKKINLDKANSKELDYDKINTNSLEKIEEEEKLIKPKIKFRSHLMNKTDDDIGIIDYNNKQETNIKYNNGKKTNKENTDEENTNRENTNIEYNNKKNINIKDINKEHNDKKNNDNNYIEDELEKEIKKALSQISEYSDESKNKNEYNSTEQLTSENIIISENTDLKNNINPKDSINYNTENDNEKNIKNIEDNDIKNYTENNFNNSIKNSFEDDFEENSIKNNTESEKDDKNIHNETYYNNKDIEESTSTTPPSDTNRESESKDEEFQDLDFDGIMTYEGASNMDNPLRRNSFNYNRNKEKNFESQNIRDRMRSVSQSINEIKNEVKYINKSLKEIENPTAPKKVFVIDRTLPVDDYDVNHNYNQEDYKSNANEDNYENHTKYDINGLNLNERLKSNDDNVNSENYSNYSNSKDNLENIIQDLNEDYIKIEKERAQKINQLKEKDTTKTIKKEDINDLIAKYKTAKDIPVNKAEEFYNSTNKKLLDIVNSVVIVEGPIHISEFTTRIKESCNLKRAGPKFKKHIDKSISLAEKENAILIIDDFLFPSDWTKTIVRKRVNPNIDLISKDEIEENIKIVLDFISPINQKELIKRVSRNFGFKSTSKKTSNKISGVIDYMFSKQIINNNNGEIESIIKNK is encoded by the coding sequence ATGGGAAAAAAACCTTCTAATAATATAAAAAAGGAGTTTGAAAACCTTAGGAATAATTTACTTGATTTAACTTTAAGAAATCAATTGTTAAACTATAAACCTAGGTCTAAAACCATTGAAGTAGTTAATCAATCCCCTATGTCTGTTTATCAGACACTTATTTTACAAAAAAAGAAAATGCAGTTTGTTCCAAACAAAAAGGAAAGAAAATCAAGTTCAAAAGATGGTGAAAATAACACAAAAAAATCAAGATTTTCTGCACTTTGGGAACATCCACCTATTGATTTAAGTATTTTTTCTGAAGGAGATAAATCTTTAAAAGCTGATCTCACTCCCAAGGAACTTCAAAAAAGACTTTTTTATATTAATCAGCAAGCTAATACAATGTTTCAAGAACAAGGATACAATATATTGTATTTAGCTATTGGTTTTTTAGAATGGAGAGATACTATAAAGCCTAATGAGGTACATGCAGCTCCATTAATATTAATACCTGTATCAATTGAAAGAAAAAAAGTAGGTAAATCATTTTCTATATATTGGAATGAAGAAGATATACAATCAAACATTTCACTGCAAGCTAAATTAGCTGAAGAAGGAATTGAACTTCCAGAATTTAAAATAACTTCTTATATTGAAGGTGTTGAACACTATTTAAGAGATATTAAAAATGCTGTAACTAAAATGAAAAATTGGAAAGTTACAAAGCATATATCTCTAGGATTTTTTTCTTTTACAAAATTTGTAATGTACAATGATTTAAACCCTGAAAGCTGGGAAGAAAATGTAGATCTGACAAAACATGAGCTTATCGAGTCTATATTTAATCCAAAAAAAAATAATCATGATCAATCATTTAATGAAGAAGATGTTGATAAAGAATTACTTTATAAAGATATGTATCAAGTGCTTGATGCTGATTCATCTCAAATAGCTGTAATAGAAGATGTTAAATCTGGGAGAAATCTTGTTGTTGAAGGACCACCTGGAACTGGTAAATCACAAACTATTGTTAATGTTATAGCTGAGCTTTTAGCATCAGGAAAAAGTGTCCTATTTGTAAGTGAAAAAATGGCTGCATTAGAAGTTGTTAAAAATCGACTTGATAATGTTGGTCTTGGTAAATTTGTTCTTGAGTTACATAGCCATAAAACTAAGAGAAAAAAGCTATTAAAAGAACTTCAAAAGGCATTGAATGTTAGAGCTATTGATGATATTAACATAAACCAAACACTTAGGAAATTAGAAAAATTACGTCATCAATTAGATGAATATGCAGAAATCATTCATCAACCAGTATACAATGTTCAAATGTCTCCATTTGATTTATATGGAATGAAAGAGTATGCTGAAGATCATTTCTCTAAAAAAGGTAAAGGATCAGATGTAAATGAATCAAAAATAAGTACAATTTTACCATTAGTAAGGTTCAAATCCCCAGAAAATTATACTCTTAAAGATTTAGATGATATGATTATAGATCTTGAAAATCTAGCTGAACTTCATGGTACTATATCTAAAAATAATCCTTGGAGTAAGTGTAGTCCAAAAAGTTTACTTCCTTCTGATTTAAGAGAAATTGAAATGCTTATTAATGATACTCTAGATTCATTAACTAATTTTTCTTTTGAATCTGAAAATTTATATGAAAATTTTGGAATTAAAACAGCTAAAACACTAAGAGAATATGAAAGATCTTTAGAATCAATAAAATTATTAGATAATAAAAGTATTAATTTAATTGATAGTAAGATACTTACAAATAAATGTTGGATAGACAATCCAAACAAAGCAAACGAATTAATAGAAAAATTAGAAAATTATCAAATGACTTCAAAAGTTATGAAGAAGTTTAATGATAATGTATTTAGTGAAAATTTAGATAAAACAATAATAAATCTTGAAAAAGAAACAAATAAAAGATTTAAACTTTTCGGAGGAAAGAATCATAAGGAAGAACTAAAATATCTATATAAAAGAGAAGTTCCTAATGATAAAACAGCCCTAAATGATCTAAAAACGCTTAAAGAACATATAAAATTTAAAAAAGAAATAAATGATATGGTTGATATTGGAATCGAATATTTTGGAGAGTTATGGCATTTAGATGCTTCTATAGTTGATTTAAAAGATGCTACAATTTTCATGAGAAAATTCATTCATTTATTAAAAGAAGGAATTTATAATGAAAATACTATAAATTTACTTTCAAATTCTATGTTTGATGTTGATTCAAAAAGTGAAATAAAAAATTATCTTGATTTAGGAGATAAATTTATTAAAAATCTTTCTGATTTAGAGAATAAATTAAATCCAAGAAGTAAATTAATATTTAAAAAAGAAACAAAAGATGTACCATTTATTAAATGGGAAAAACAATTAAATTCATGGAGAGGGCAAATTTCAAGTTTACATCTATGGTCACAATATCTAAATACAAAAAATTCTTGTTTATCTACACCAGCTAAACTATTTGTAAATACTGTTGAAAAAAGAAACATTAAAAAAGATGATGTAAAACCTCTTGTTCTTGGAAATTTTGCAGATAGTTTATTAAACATTGTATTTGCAGAAAATCAATCATTAGCTACTTTCATAGGTGAACTACATCAAAATAAAATTTCTGAGTTTAAAGAATTAGATTCTAAAATAATTGAGATTAATAGGCGAAGAATATTCCAAAAGCTAAATAAAAAAGTTCCAAAAGTTTTTGGAGCTGCAGAAAATCCTGAAGCTAAAACATTAGCTGGTGAATTTACAAGAAAAAGAGGTCATCTTCCTGTAAGAACTCTTCTTGAAAAATCTGGAGGAATTATAAAACAAATAAAACCATGTTTTATGATGAGCCCATTATCAATTGCTCAATATTTAGATCCTACAAATCCTAAATTACAATTTGATGTGGTTATCTTTGATGAGGCAAGCCAGGTAAAGCCTGAAGATGCTCTTGGTGCTTTTATGAGAGCTAAAACAGCGGTTGTTATGGGTGATACTCAACAATTACCTCCTACATCTTTTTTTGACCAAATGACTGGAATAGATGATATTGAAGAAGTAGCTACTGCTCTTGATATGGAAAGTATACTCCACCTATGTAAACTTTCTTTTCCTGTTAAAATGCTAAAATGGCATTATCGAAGTCGTCATGAGTCTTTAATTGCAGTTTCAAACAAGGAATTTTATGATGATGAATTATTAGTATATCCATCACCATCCCATAATACTAAAGAATTAGGACTAAAGTTTAAACATGACTCTAGTACTGTTTATGAAAGAGGTAAATCTTCTGCAAATCCTCTTGAAGCAAGAGCGGTTGTTAAAGAAATTTTTAAACATTTTAATAAATATGGTGATAGGAAAAGTTTAGGTATTGGAACATTTTCTGTAGCACAGATGAATGCTATATTAGAAGAACTAGAAATTGAAAGAAAATTACATCCAGAATTAGAACCATTATTCTCAGATAAAATGAAAGAACGTTTCTTTGTTAAAAATCTTGAAACAATTCAAGGAGATGAAAGAGATGTTATTTTAATTAGTGTAGGTTATGGCTTTGATCAGAACAGAAAAATGTCTCTTAATTTTGGACCATTAAATCAAGATGGTGGAGAAAGAAGACTCAATGTCCTTATAACTCGTGCTAGAGAGAAATGTGTAGTTTTCTCTAATTTTAAAGCTCATGATATGCATTTAACTGTTAATCCTCCTTTCGGTGTAAAAGCTTTAAAAGAATTTCTAGAATATGCTGAAAATATATCTCATGGAAATATTATTACTACATCTAAAAGTGATGAACCTTTTGAAGAGGCAGTTTATACATTTTTAACGAAAAATGGGTATAAAGTTGATAAAAAAATTGGATGTGCTGGTTTTAGGGTTGATTTAGCTATTATTGATGAACATAATCCTGGAAAATATATTGTTGGAATTGAATGTGATGGTAAAATTTACTCATCATCAAAAGTTGCAAGAGACCGTGATCGTCTTAGAGAACAAGTATTAACAGGATTAGGATGGAATTTATATCATCTCTGGTCAACTGACTGGTATAGAAATAGAGATTTAGCTCGTGAAAAATTAATATCAGCAATTGAAAAAATTAAAGCTAAATCTATTATTAATGAATTAGAATCAATGGAAATTAAAAAAATTCCTTCTGAAGAAGACAATCTAACAATTGTAAATCCAATTGAGGATGATGATATTGAAGAGATTTCTCATGAAAATATTTTAAATTATGATAATGATGAAGAAGATATTGAAAATTCTATCGATAATGAAAATATTATCCATTCTATTGACAACAGTGAAACAGATAAAATTGATATAAATAAAACTTCTAATTTAAATGATGAAGATAGAGGCATTATTATAGAAAACACTGATTATGAATCTAATTTTGATTCTAATAAAAATAAAGATTTTGATATCGATAATTTAGATAATGAGAGTAATAAAACAAATAATAACAAGAATATTAATAATAATAAAAATAAGATAAATAAAAATAAAATAAATACTAATGAAATAATTGGTAATGAAACAGATACTAATGAAATAAGTGATAATAAAATAGAAAATGATAAAATAAGTACTAATGAAACAGATAATAATAATAATAATAATAATAATATAAATGATAATATAATAGATACAGATAGAAATAATATTAATAATAACAAAAATGAATCTATTAATGAGAATATAATAAATAAAAAAATTAATCTGGATAAAGCTAATTCTAAAGAGCTTGATTATGATAAAATAAATACTAATTCCTTAGAAAAAATTGAAGAGGAGGAAAAATTAATAAAACCAAAAATTAAATTTAGATCACATTTAATGAATAAAACAGATGATGACATAGGCATTATTGATTATAATAATAAACAAGAAACTAATATAAAATATAACAATGGAAAAAAGACTAATAAAGAGAATACTGATGAAGAAAATACTAATAGAGAAAATACTAATATTGAATATAATAATAAAAAAAATATTAATATAAAAGATATTAATAAAGAACACAATGATAAAAAAAACAATGACAATAATTATATTGAAGATGAACTTGAAAAAGAGATAAAAAAAGCTTTAAGTCAAATATCTGAATATTCTGATGAATCAAAAAATAAGAATGAATATAATAGTACAGAACAGCTTACGTCTGAGAATATTATCATTAGTGAAAATACAGACCTTAAAAATAATATTAATCCTAAGGATTCTATTAATTATAATACTGAAAACGATAATGAAAAAAATATTAAAAATATTGAAGATAACGATATTAAGAACTATACTGAAAATAATTTTAATAATAGTATTAAAAATAGTTTTGAAGATGATTTCGAAGAAAATAGTATTAAAAATAACACTGAATCTGAAAAAGATGATAAAAATATTCATAATGAAACTTATTATAATAATAAAGATATTGAAGAAAGCACTTCAACTACCCCTCCTAGTGATACTAATCGAGAGTCTGAGTCTAAAGATGAAGAATTTCAAGACCTTGATTTTGATGGAATAATGACTTATGAAGGAGCATCTAACATGGATAATCCTCTTAGAAGGAATAGCTTCAATTATAATAGAAACAAAGAAAAAAACTTTGAATCCCAGAATATTAGAGATAGGATGAGATCTGTTTCTCAATCAATAAATGAAATAAAAAATGAAGTTAAATATATAAATAAATCATTAAAAGAAATTGAAAATCCTACAGCTCCAAAAAAAGTTTTTGTAATAGATAGGACTCTTCCAGTGGATGATTATGATGTTAATCATAATTATAATCAAGAGGATTATAAAAGTAATGCTAATGAGGATAATTATGAAAATCATACTAAATATGATATAAACGGCTTAAATTTAAACGAAAGATTAAAGTCTAATGATGATAATGTAAACTCTGAAAATTATTCAAATTATTCAAACTCAAAAGATAATTTAGAAAACATTATTCAAGATTTAAATGAAGATTATATAAAAATTGAAAAAGAAAGAGCCCAAAAAATTAATCAGCTTAAGGAAAAAGATACAACAAAAACTATTAAAAAAGAAGATATTAATGATTTAATAGCTAAATACAAGACAGCTAAAGACATACCTGTCAATAAAGCTGAAGAATTCTATAATTCAACAAATAAAAAATTGTTAGATATTGTTAATAGTGTTGTTATTGTTGAAGGACCTATCCATATAAGTGAATTTACTACTAGAATAAAAGAGAGTTGTAATCTTAAAAGGGCAGGCCCTAAATTTAAAAAACATATTGATAAATCAATATCATTAGCTGAAAAAGAAAATGCAATTTTGATTATAGATGATTTCTTATTCCCAAGTGACTGGACAAAAACGATAGTTAGAAAAAGAGTAAATCCAAATATTGATCTGATATCAAAGGATGAAATTGAAGAAAATATAAAGATTGTATTAGATTTCATAAGTCCTATTAATCAAAAAGAATTAATAAAAAGAGTTTCTAGGAATTTTGGATTTAAATCAACTTCTAAAAAGACATCTAATAAAATAAGTGGAGTTATAGATTATATGTTTTCTAAACAAATAATAAATAACAATAATGGAGAAATTGAATCTATAATTAAAAATAAATAA
- a CDS encoding TetR/AcrR family transcriptional regulator has translation MKNKDKIAQAAFLLSLKYGFDNVSIKQIQEEADVTTGAIYYHFKDKNDILDYILKKYVFNEVENFKNDLYSEERSFYEKLEFIFYYFTKYSIKNNQNAIEILYENDIDIEEYYLMQLGIYHQHPEFRKLYDDSSKDIINLFNELIKEAIENKEIKKDTDIEELSIYIFTIFRGIIRVWSILIECSLDKLIETNINMIKKTLE, from the coding sequence ATGAAAAATAAGGATAAAATAGCACAAGCGGCTTTTTTATTATCATTAAAATATGGTTTTGACAATGTATCAATAAAACAAATACAAGAAGAAGCAGATGTAACCACTGGAGCAATTTATTATCATTTTAAGGATAAAAATGACATTTTAGATTATATTCTTAAAAAATATGTGTTTAATGAGGTTGAAAACTTTAAAAATGATTTATATTCGGAGGAAAGATCATTTTATGAAAAATTAGAGTTTATATTTTATTATTTTACAAAATATAGCATTAAAAATAATCAAAATGCAATTGAAATACTTTATGAAAATGATATTGATATTGAAGAGTATTATTTAATGCAATTAGGTATTTATCATCAACATCCTGAATTTAGAAAATTATATGATGATAGTAGCAAAGATATAATTAATTTATTTAATGAATTGATTAAAGAAGCTATAGAAAATAAAGAAATTAAAAAAGATACTGATATAGAAGAGTTATCTATCTATATTTTCACTATATTTCGGGGAATTATAAGAGTTTGGAGTATACTTATTGAATGTTCATTAGATAAGCTTATTGAAACTAACATCAATATGATTAAAAAAACATTAGAATAA
- a CDS encoding DUF368 domain-containing protein: MGSADIIPGVSGGTIALITGIYERLVHAIGKLRFSFIKPLLKLDFSEFIRLFKEEVDYKLFIPLLLGIAIAMLTLSKVIGFLLDYYPAFTFAFFLGLILASSYVLYTQVVHFSPKIIIISVIGFLLSFIFVGLNPIAANHSLPILFFSGMIAICAMILPGISGAFILLLLDQYHYMLNALNTFNIVEIITFCAGALIGILGFSKILDYLLQHHEEITLALLIGVMVGTLRIPFNQITANIGGSLFELLICAVLIILGFVLIVLLEIKFKYIE; the protein is encoded by the coding sequence ATGGGATCAGCTGATATTATTCCTGGGGTTTCTGGTGGAACTATAGCATTAATTACAGGAATATATGAAAGACTTGTTCATGCAATTGGAAAATTGAGGTTTTCTTTTATAAAACCTCTTTTAAAATTAGATTTTTCAGAGTTCATACGACTCTTCAAAGAAGAAGTTGATTATAAGTTATTTATACCTCTTTTACTTGGTATAGCTATTGCTATGTTAACATTGTCAAAGGTAATTGGATTTTTATTAGATTATTATCCTGCATTTACATTTGCATTCTTTTTAGGCTTAATTCTTGCTTCTTCTTATGTTTTGTACACACAAGTGGTACATTTTTCACCTAAAATAATCATTATTTCTGTAATAGGATTCCTGCTATCATTTATATTTGTTGGATTAAATCCAATAGCAGCTAATCATTCTTTACCTATATTATTTTTTTCAGGTATGATAGCTATATGTGCTATGATACTTCCAGGTATTTCAGGAGCTTTCATCCTTTTACTTTTAGATCAATATCACTATATGTTAAACGCTTTAAATACATTTAATATTGTTGAGATTATTACATTTTGTGCTGGTGCATTGATAGGAATCTTAGGGTTTTCAAAGATATTAGATTATTTATTACAGCACCATGAAGAGATAACTCTCGCACTTTTAATTGGAGTTATGGTTGGAACACTTAGAATTCCATTTAATCAAATAACAGCTAATATTGGAGGTTCTCTTTTTGAACTATTAATCTGTGCTGTTTTAATAATTTTAGGATTTGTTTTAATTGTTTTACTTGAAATTAAGTTTAAATATATTGAATAA